In Corylus avellana chromosome ca2, CavTom2PMs-1.0, the following proteins share a genomic window:
- the LOC132170535 gene encoding violaxanthin de-epoxidase, chloroplastic isoform X1, protein MAAHFPLLRASTSLSTRPLHIYSFKPTTPTFSSYIPRQSGLRGLSSVACAYSNGREPEADSVDDGVKSVERLQEEKPRAELSARIASGEFTVEQSGVPFVVKKSLSKLGVPSGILEFLYGWVDAHEECAKIPEASGSIRAIRSEAFFIPLYELYLRYGGIFRLNFGPKSFLIVSDPSISKHIFRDNSKAYSKAKQIFDFLVEKVLIVLKEWRQLHLMKMAGLLACTLMVIPSADAVDAIKTCTCLLKECRVELAKCIGNPLCAANIACLQTCNNRPDETECQIKCGDLFENNVVDEFNECAVSRKKCVPTKSDVGEFPIPDPSVLVRNFNIADFNGKWFITSGLNPTFDTFDCQLHEFHMESNKLVGNLSWRIRTPDGGFFTRSAIQRFVQDPAQPGILYNHDNEYLHYQDDWYILSSKIENKQDDYVFVYYRGRNDAWDGYGGAFLYTRSSVLPESIVPELERATKSIGRDFNTFIKTDNTCGPEPTIVERLEKTVEEGERTIIKEVEEIEGEVEKVGQTERTLLEKLVEGFKVLQEDEENFIRELSKEEMDILSELKMEATEVEKLFGKALPIRKLR, encoded by the exons ATGGCTGCCCACTTTCCTCTGCTCCGGGCGTCAACCTCCCTCTCCACCAGACCTCTTCATATCTACAGCTTCAAACCCACTACCCCAACCTTCTCTTCGTACATTCCAAGACAAAGTG GTTTGCGTGGATTATCTTCTGTCGCATGCGCTTATTCAAATGGGAGGGAGCCTGAGGCCGACTCGGTGGATGACGGTGTCAAGAGTGTTGAACGGCTGCAGGAAGAGAAACCGCGTGCCGAGTTGTCTGCTCGGATTGCATCGGGGGAATTCACTGTGGAGCAATCTGG TGTTCCATTTGTAGTGAAGAAGAGTTTGTCAAAGTTGGGGGTTCCTAGTGGAATTCTGGAATTCTTATATGGGTGGGTTGATGCCCATGAAGAGTGTGCAAAGATTCCAGAGGCATCAGGATCAATTCGTGCTATTCGAAGTGAGGCCTTTTTCATTCCCTTGTATGAGCTCTACCTCAGATATGGTGGAATTTTCAGGTTAAACTTTGGACCAAAG TCATTTCTAATAGTTTCGGATCCTTCCATCTCAAAACATATATTTAGGGATAACTCAAAGGCTTATTCAAAG GCAAAACAGATATTTGACTTTCTGGTTGAAAAGGTGCTAATTGTTCTCAAAGAATGGAGGCAGTTACACCTGATGAAAATGGCTGGTTTACTGGCATGCACTTTGATGGTCATTCCATCAGCAGATGCTGTTGATGCTATCAAAACATGTACCTGCTTGCTTAAGGAATGCAG GGTAGAACTTGCCAAGTGCATTGGAAACCCATTATGTGCTGCCAATATTGCTTGTCTCCAAACTTGCAACAATCGACCTGATGAGACTGAATGTCAG ATCAAATGTGGGGACTTGTTTGAAAACAACGTTGTGGATGAATTTAATGAATGTGCAGTATCACGAAAGAAGTGTGTACCTACAAAATCTGATGTTGGGGAATTTCCTATCCCTGATCCTTCTGTTCTAGTTAGGAATTTCAACATTGCAGATTTCAATGGGAAGTGGTTCATTACTAGTGGCTTAAATCCTACCTTTGATACTTTTGATTGCCAATTGCATGAATTCCACATGGAGTCTAACAAACTTGTTGGAAATTTGTCGTGGAGAATACGAACGCCAGATGGTGGCTTTTTCACTCGATCAGCTATACAGAGATTTGTGCAAGATCCCGCCCAGCCTGGTATACTTTACAATCATGACAACGAGTATCTTCACTATCAAGATGATTG GTATATTCTATCATCCAAAATAGAGAATAAGCAAGATGACTACGTATTTGTATATTATCGAGGCAGAAATGATGCATGGGATGGTTATGGTGGTGCTTTTTTGTACACAAGAAGTTCGGTTTTGCCGGAAAGCATTGTTCCAGAACTTGAAAGAGCAACTAAGAGCATAGGACGTGACTTCAACACGTTCATAAAAACGGATAACACTTGCGGTCCCGAGCCTACCATTGTTGAGAGGCTTGAGAAGACAGTAGAGGAAGGGGAGAGAACCATTATAAAGGAAGTTGAAGAGATAGAAGGGGAAGTTGAGAAGGTTGGACAGACTGAAAGGACCTTATTGGAGAAGTTGGTTGAAGGATTTAAAGTGCTTCAAGAAGATGAGGAGAATTTCATAAGAGAGCTAAGCAAAGAAGAGATGGATATATTAAGCGAGCTAAAGATGGAGGCAACAGAGGTAGAAAAGCTCTTTGGAAAAGCACTGCCAATTAGGAAGCTTAGATAG
- the LOC132170537 gene encoding transcription factor MYB54-like produces the protein MEDFGAGSSDDAKSGTCPRGHWRPAEDEKLWQLVDQYGAQNWNSIAEKLQGRSWKSCRLRWFNQLDPRINRQPFTEEEEERLLAAHHIHGRSGSILR, from the exons ATGGAGGATTTTGGTGCCGGTTCTAGTGACGACGCCAAGAGTGGTACTTGCCCACGTGGACACTGGAGGCCCGCCGAGGATGAAAAGCTCTGGCAACTTGTCGACCAGTACGGCGCTCAAAACTGGAACTCGATTGCAGAGAAGCTTCAAGGAAGATCCT GGAAGAGTTGCAGATTGAGGTGGTTTAATCAACTTGACCCTAGAATAAACAGACAGCCGTTTacggaggaggaggaagaaaggCTTCTTGCAGCTCATCATATTCATGGGAGATCTGGAAGCATACTGCGATGA
- the LOC132168457 gene encoding protein LUTEIN DEFICIENT 5, chloroplastic-like yields MAAHFPLLRASTSLSTRPLHIYSFKPTTPTFSSRIPRQIGLRGLSSVACAYSNGREPEPDSVDDVVKSVERLQEEKPRAELSARIASGEFTVEQSGYT; encoded by the exons ATGGCTGCCCACTTTCCTCTGCTCCGGGCGTCAACCTCCCTCTCCACCAGACCTCTTCATATCTACAGCTTCAAGCCCACTACCCCAACCTTCTCTTCGCGCATTCCAAGACAAATTG GTTTGCGTGGATTATCTTCTGTCGCATGCGCTTATTCAAATGGGAGGGAGCCTGAGCCTGACTCGGTGGATGACGTTGTCAAGAGTGTTGAACGGCTGCAGGAAGAGAAACCGCGTGCCGAGTTGTCTGCTCGGATTGCGTCGGGGGAATTCACTGTGGAGCAATCTGGGTatacttaa
- the LOC132170535 gene encoding violaxanthin de-epoxidase, chloroplastic isoform X2: MKRYLRKFTQFFYNSLDRYKSSPAVYSSVPFVVKKSLSKLGVPSGILEFLYGWVDAHEECAKIPEASGSIRAIRSEAFFIPLYELYLRYGGIFRLNFGPKSFLIVSDPSISKHIFRDNSKAYSKAKQIFDFLVEKVLIVLKEWRQLHLMKMAGLLACTLMVIPSADAVDAIKTCTCLLKECRVELAKCIGNPLCAANIACLQTCNNRPDETECQIKCGDLFENNVVDEFNECAVSRKKCVPTKSDVGEFPIPDPSVLVRNFNIADFNGKWFITSGLNPTFDTFDCQLHEFHMESNKLVGNLSWRIRTPDGGFFTRSAIQRFVQDPAQPGILYNHDNEYLHYQDDWYILSSKIENKQDDYVFVYYRGRNDAWDGYGGAFLYTRSSVLPESIVPELERATKSIGRDFNTFIKTDNTCGPEPTIVERLEKTVEEGERTIIKEVEEIEGEVEKVGQTERTLLEKLVEGFKVLQEDEENFIRELSKEEMDILSELKMEATEVEKLFGKALPIRKLR, encoded by the exons ATGAAGAGATATCTCAGGAAATTCACCCAGTTCTTCTACAACTCCCTTGATAGATACAAATCCTCCCCTGCAGTCTATTCCAG TGTTCCATTTGTAGTGAAGAAGAGTTTGTCAAAGTTGGGGGTTCCTAGTGGAATTCTGGAATTCTTATATGGGTGGGTTGATGCCCATGAAGAGTGTGCAAAGATTCCAGAGGCATCAGGATCAATTCGTGCTATTCGAAGTGAGGCCTTTTTCATTCCCTTGTATGAGCTCTACCTCAGATATGGTGGAATTTTCAGGTTAAACTTTGGACCAAAG TCATTTCTAATAGTTTCGGATCCTTCCATCTCAAAACATATATTTAGGGATAACTCAAAGGCTTATTCAAAG GCAAAACAGATATTTGACTTTCTGGTTGAAAAGGTGCTAATTGTTCTCAAAGAATGGAGGCAGTTACACCTGATGAAAATGGCTGGTTTACTGGCATGCACTTTGATGGTCATTCCATCAGCAGATGCTGTTGATGCTATCAAAACATGTACCTGCTTGCTTAAGGAATGCAG GGTAGAACTTGCCAAGTGCATTGGAAACCCATTATGTGCTGCCAATATTGCTTGTCTCCAAACTTGCAACAATCGACCTGATGAGACTGAATGTCAG ATCAAATGTGGGGACTTGTTTGAAAACAACGTTGTGGATGAATTTAATGAATGTGCAGTATCACGAAAGAAGTGTGTACCTACAAAATCTGATGTTGGGGAATTTCCTATCCCTGATCCTTCTGTTCTAGTTAGGAATTTCAACATTGCAGATTTCAATGGGAAGTGGTTCATTACTAGTGGCTTAAATCCTACCTTTGATACTTTTGATTGCCAATTGCATGAATTCCACATGGAGTCTAACAAACTTGTTGGAAATTTGTCGTGGAGAATACGAACGCCAGATGGTGGCTTTTTCACTCGATCAGCTATACAGAGATTTGTGCAAGATCCCGCCCAGCCTGGTATACTTTACAATCATGACAACGAGTATCTTCACTATCAAGATGATTG GTATATTCTATCATCCAAAATAGAGAATAAGCAAGATGACTACGTATTTGTATATTATCGAGGCAGAAATGATGCATGGGATGGTTATGGTGGTGCTTTTTTGTACACAAGAAGTTCGGTTTTGCCGGAAAGCATTGTTCCAGAACTTGAAAGAGCAACTAAGAGCATAGGACGTGACTTCAACACGTTCATAAAAACGGATAACACTTGCGGTCCCGAGCCTACCATTGTTGAGAGGCTTGAGAAGACAGTAGAGGAAGGGGAGAGAACCATTATAAAGGAAGTTGAAGAGATAGAAGGGGAAGTTGAGAAGGTTGGACAGACTGAAAGGACCTTATTGGAGAAGTTGGTTGAAGGATTTAAAGTGCTTCAAGAAGATGAGGAGAATTTCATAAGAGAGCTAAGCAAAGAAGAGATGGATATATTAAGCGAGCTAAAGATGGAGGCAACAGAGGTAGAAAAGCTCTTTGGAAAAGCACTGCCAATTAGGAAGCTTAGATAG